From Haloglomus litoreum, the proteins below share one genomic window:
- a CDS encoding adenylyltransferase/cytidyltransferase family protein codes for MSGDAEYERVVAQGTFDVLHPGHLHYLREAAAMGEEVHVIIARSENVTHKRPPVLDDEQRREMVDALDPVTGAHLGHLEDFFVPIERIDPDCILLGHDQHHDIDGVRGALEGRGLDCDVRRASGREARFEGELLSTGRIFDRICEERC; via the coding sequence GTGAGCGGCGACGCCGAGTACGAGCGCGTGGTCGCCCAGGGTACCTTCGACGTCCTCCACCCGGGCCACCTTCACTACCTCCGCGAGGCCGCCGCGATGGGCGAGGAGGTCCACGTCATCATCGCCCGCTCGGAGAACGTGACCCACAAGCGACCACCCGTGCTCGACGACGAGCAGCGCCGCGAGATGGTCGACGCGCTCGACCCCGTGACCGGGGCGCACCTCGGGCATCTCGAGGACTTCTTCGTCCCCATCGAGCGCATCGATCCGGACTGCATCCTCCTGGGCCACGACCAGCACCACGACATCGACGGTGTCCGCGGTGCGCTGGAGGGCCGCGGGCTGGACTGTGACGTGCGCCGGGCGAGCGGCCGGGAAGCGCGCTTCGAGGGCGAACTCCTCTCGACGGGCCGCATCTTCGACCGCATCTGTGAGGAACGGTGCTAG
- a CDS encoding RNase P subunit p30 family protein, which translates to MTGDDSGRPTSDPAVAPGADSAAGTGVDTDDAATAGHGPYAAVHARPEGEATVARMALTAAESGYAGVVVRNHGDADAEPVSEPPEDPAEGAYVPGRVAEAYDIDVVPAVEIRTEDRSQAAGLLSRYRDERVLVCVHGGSLNRWAVEDPRVDVLAHPTRGDGDLNHVLVKAAARNGVRLEFDLSRVLRRTGGERVQAVRGLRKQREIVAHYDAPFVVSADPTSHLQVRSPRALRAVAEVVGFQPEQVAAGLREWGRLAARNRERLGEDFIAPGVHRGRYEEVD; encoded by the coding sequence ATGACGGGCGACGACAGCGGCCGACCGACGTCCGACCCCGCGGTCGCGCCTGGAGCGGACTCCGCCGCCGGGACCGGGGTCGATACCGATGACGCCGCGACGGCGGGTCACGGTCCCTACGCGGCGGTGCACGCCCGGCCCGAGGGGGAGGCGACGGTCGCGCGGATGGCACTGACCGCGGCCGAATCCGGCTACGCGGGTGTCGTCGTCCGCAACCACGGCGACGCGGACGCCGAGCCGGTATCCGAGCCGCCCGAGGACCCCGCCGAGGGGGCGTACGTCCCCGGACGGGTCGCCGAGGCGTACGACATCGACGTGGTGCCGGCGGTGGAGATACGGACCGAGGACCGCAGCCAGGCCGCCGGGCTGCTGTCGCGCTACCGGGACGAACGGGTCCTCGTCTGCGTCCACGGCGGGTCGCTGAACCGGTGGGCCGTCGAGGACCCGCGCGTGGACGTGCTGGCCCACCCGACGCGCGGCGACGGCGACCTGAACCACGTCCTCGTGAAGGCGGCCGCACGCAACGGCGTGCGGCTGGAGTTCGACCTCTCCCGGGTCCTCCGCCGGACCGGCGGCGAGCGGGTGCAGGCGGTGCGGGGCCTCCGCAAGCAGCGCGAGATCGTCGCCCACTACGACGCCCCCTTCGTCGTGAGCGCCGACCCGACCTCCCATCTCCAGGTCCGGTCGCCGCGCGCACTGCGTGCGGTCGCCGAGGTCGTCGGGTTCCAGCCCGAGCAGGTCGCCGCCGGCCTCCGGGAGTGGGGCCGGCTCGCGGCGCGCAACCGCGAGCGACTGGGCGAGGATTTCATAGCCCCCGGCGTCCACAGAGGTCGGTATGAAGAAGTCGATTGA
- a CDS encoding Mov34/MPN/PAD-1 family protein: MRLFRSSGVVGIAEDALEFALEASEDAHPNEYMGFLRGEDASRLGLDRDGTVITDVLVIPGTKSNPTSATVQEYMVPNSLESAGSVHSHPNGVLRPSDADLMTFGKGKVHIIIGYPYGRHDWQAFDREGEPRDLEVLDVDLPDDEFFDFTQADIDAELREESGQRDTRFDGGDGW, from the coding sequence ATGCGCCTGTTCCGGTCGAGCGGGGTCGTCGGCATCGCCGAGGACGCCCTCGAGTTCGCCCTCGAGGCCTCCGAGGACGCCCACCCCAACGAGTACATGGGCTTCCTGCGCGGCGAGGACGCCTCGCGCCTGGGTCTCGACCGGGACGGCACCGTCATCACGGACGTGCTGGTCATCCCGGGCACGAAGTCGAACCCGACGAGCGCCACCGTCCAGGAGTACATGGTCCCGAACAGCCTCGAATCCGCGGGGTCGGTCCACTCCCACCCGAACGGCGTCCTCCGACCCTCCGACGCCGACCTGATGACCTTCGGCAAGGGGAAGGTCCACATCATCATCGGCTACCCCTACGGCCGGCACGACTGGCAGGCGTTCGACCGCGAGGGCGAGCCCCGCGACCTGGAGGTGCTGGATGTCGACCTGCCCGACGACGAGTTCTTCGACTTCACGCAGGCCGACATCGACGCGGAGCTGCGCGAGGAATCCGGCCAGCGTGATACCCGCTTCGACGGGGGAGATGGATGGTGA
- a CDS encoding Rpp14/Pop5 family protein, with protein MKHLPKHLRPRWRYLAVELESPPDATYDRDALQRAIWYAAGNLLGDPGSADTDLSVVRFRRGVSGEGERDGDGRTESAPSGGRGGSAEATAAVRVRRDEVQRGRAVIACLDAVAGSPVRTRVRGVSGTVRACEEKYLNAPRAGPRDRTVAFAGADRRALARGRRVDVELADGHAGATALDYRTPDR; from the coding sequence GTGAAACACCTCCCGAAGCACCTCCGGCCCCGGTGGCGCTACCTCGCCGTCGAACTGGAGTCGCCGCCGGACGCGACGTACGACCGCGACGCCCTCCAGCGGGCGATATGGTACGCCGCGGGCAACCTGCTCGGCGATCCCGGCAGTGCCGACACCGACCTGTCGGTGGTCCGGTTCCGACGCGGGGTGAGCGGCGAGGGTGAGCGCGATGGAGACGGGCGGACCGAGAGCGCCCCCAGCGGGGGGCGCGGTGGGAGCGCGGAGGCGACGGCGGCCGTCCGCGTCCGGCGCGACGAGGTGCAACGTGGCCGGGCGGTCATCGCCTGCCTCGACGCCGTCGCGGGGTCACCGGTCCGGACGCGCGTCCGCGGTGTCAGCGGGACCGTGCGCGCCTGTGAAGAAAAGTATTTGAATGCGCCGCGAGCAGGACCACGGGACCGAACGGTCGCCTTCGCGGGTGCCGACCGCCGGGCACTCGCCCGCGGGCGGCGGGTCGACGTCGAACTGGCGGACGGCCACGCGGGCGCGACGGCACTCGACTACCGGACCCCCGACCGCTGA
- the psmA gene encoding archaeal proteasome endopeptidase complex subunit alpha, translated as MQGQSQQQAYDRGITIFSPDGRLYQVEYAREAVKRGTASIGVRTEGGVVLAVDKRIRSPLMERNSVEKLHKADDHIGIASAGHVADARQLIDMARRQAQVNQLRYGEPIGVETLTKEVTDFIQQYTQVGGARPFGVALIVGGVEDGEPRLFETDPSGTPYEWQALAIGADRGEIEDYLEENYDETADLDAGIGLALGALASVNDGKLTPEGIGVAVIPSDTAQYEDLDDAQVESHLDEHGLLDTGEDEEEDEE; from the coding sequence ATGCAGGGACAATCACAACAGCAGGCGTACGACCGCGGCATCACCATCTTCTCGCCGGACGGCCGGCTCTACCAGGTCGAGTACGCTCGCGAGGCCGTCAAGCGCGGCACCGCGAGCATCGGCGTCCGGACGGAGGGCGGCGTCGTCCTCGCCGTCGACAAGCGCATCCGCTCGCCGCTGATGGAGCGCAACTCCGTCGAGAAGCTCCACAAGGCCGACGACCACATCGGCATCGCCTCCGCGGGCCACGTCGCCGACGCCCGCCAGCTCATCGACATGGCGCGCCGGCAGGCGCAGGTCAACCAGCTGCGCTACGGCGAGCCCATCGGCGTCGAGACGCTGACCAAGGAGGTCACCGACTTCATCCAGCAGTACACGCAGGTCGGCGGTGCGCGCCCGTTCGGCGTCGCGCTCATCGTCGGCGGCGTCGAGGACGGCGAGCCCCGCCTCTTCGAGACGGACCCGTCCGGCACCCCCTACGAGTGGCAGGCGCTCGCCATCGGCGCCGACCGCGGGGAGATCGAGGACTACCTCGAGGAGAACTACGACGAGACGGCCGACCTCGACGCCGGCATCGGGCTGGCGCTCGGCGCGCTCGCCTCGGTCAACGACGGCAAACTGACCCCCGAGGGCATCGGCGTCGCCGTCATCCCGTCGGACACGGCCCAGTACGAGGACCTCGACGACGCGCAGGTCGAGTCGCATCTGGACGAGCACGGACTGCTCGACACCGGCGAGGACGAGGAAGAGGACGAGGAGTAA
- a CDS encoding DHH family phosphoesterase — protein sequence MSHSPDADENVGADSDADGVPDRGTVVYRLADACTADALEEGEHYHATVNGVVEYGVFVDVSASVSGLVHDSELRGDYDVGDELIVELIEVRENGDLAFAERDLDAFETEPVAAGAEVGVAELDGHVGDIVNVEGVVVQVKQTGGPTLFHVADGEAVVPGAAFESAGVRAYPNVDVGDVVRVTGGVEHREEALQIEVEELSRLRGEAADEVREAYEERLAAAAEPPEVEPLIEWEAFEPIHEELREVARHLRRAALTNRPIRMRHHADGDGMCASVPLQTALARFIDDTHEDNQASRHLLKRLPSKAPFYEMEDVTRDLNFALEDRERHGQKLPLLCMLDNGSTEEDVPAYRAMAQYDVPIVVVDHHHPDPEAVEPLLEAHVNPYLHDEDYRITTGMMGVELARLVDPDITEEVRHVPAVGGLADRSKAEAMDDYLALAEEAGYDEADLRDVGEALDYAAHWLRYNDGNGFVNDLLDVGTDADRHEELVQFMASRAERDVERQLEDALPHVEHERLDNDAHLYRLDVDEHAHRFIYPAPGKTTGKVHDRKVEETGDPVITIGYGPDFAVLRSDGVRLDIPEMVTELTEELPGAGVSGGGHLVVGSIKFVPGKRAAVLDALVEKMADAELDEELRSTLVRDD from the coding sequence ATGTCTCATTCGCCCGACGCCGACGAGAACGTCGGCGCCGATTCCGACGCTGACGGGGTCCCGGACCGGGGGACCGTCGTCTATCGGCTCGCGGACGCCTGTACCGCCGATGCCCTCGAAGAGGGCGAGCACTACCACGCCACCGTCAACGGTGTCGTCGAGTACGGCGTCTTCGTCGATGTCTCGGCCAGTGTCTCCGGGCTGGTCCACGACTCCGAACTGCGCGGCGACTACGACGTCGGCGACGAACTGATCGTCGAGCTCATCGAGGTCCGCGAGAACGGGGACCTCGCGTTCGCCGAGCGCGACCTCGACGCGTTCGAGACCGAGCCGGTCGCGGCCGGCGCCGAGGTCGGCGTGGCCGAACTCGACGGGCACGTCGGCGACATCGTCAACGTCGAGGGCGTCGTCGTGCAGGTCAAGCAGACCGGCGGCCCCACGCTGTTCCACGTCGCCGACGGCGAGGCGGTCGTCCCGGGCGCGGCGTTCGAGTCGGCCGGTGTCCGCGCCTACCCGAACGTCGACGTCGGGGACGTCGTCCGCGTCACGGGCGGCGTCGAGCACCGGGAAGAGGCACTCCAGATCGAGGTCGAGGAGCTCTCGCGCCTGCGCGGCGAGGCCGCCGACGAGGTCCGCGAGGCCTACGAGGAGCGCCTGGCGGCGGCCGCCGAGCCCCCGGAGGTCGAGCCCCTCATCGAGTGGGAGGCGTTCGAGCCCATCCACGAGGAGCTCCGCGAGGTCGCGCGGCACCTCCGCCGGGCCGCGCTCACCAACCGCCCCATCCGGATGCGACACCACGCCGACGGCGACGGGATGTGCGCGTCCGTCCCGCTGCAGACCGCGCTCGCACGGTTCATCGACGACACCCACGAGGACAACCAGGCCTCGCGCCACCTCCTCAAGCGGCTCCCCTCGAAGGCACCGTTCTACGAGATGGAGGACGTCACCCGTGACCTGAACTTCGCGCTGGAGGACCGCGAGCGCCACGGCCAGAAGCTCCCGCTCCTGTGTATGCTCGACAACGGGTCGACGGAGGAGGACGTCCCCGCCTACCGCGCGATGGCCCAGTACGACGTCCCCATCGTCGTCGTCGACCACCACCACCCCGACCCGGAGGCCGTGGAGCCGCTCCTCGAGGCGCACGTCAACCCGTACCTCCACGACGAGGACTACCGCATCACGACGGGCATGATGGGTGTCGAACTCGCCCGGCTCGTCGACCCCGACATCACCGAGGAGGTCCGCCACGTCCCCGCGGTCGGCGGGCTGGCCGACCGTTCGAAGGCCGAGGCGATGGACGACTACCTCGCGCTGGCCGAGGAGGCCGGCTACGACGAGGCCGACCTGCGCGACGTGGGCGAGGCGCTGGACTACGCGGCCCACTGGCTCCGCTACAACGACGGCAACGGCTTCGTCAACGACCTGCTGGACGTCGGTACCGACGCCGACCGCCACGAGGAACTGGTCCAGTTCATGGCCTCGCGCGCCGAGCGTGACGTCGAGCGCCAGCTCGAGGACGCACTCCCGCACGTCGAGCACGAGCGCCTCGACAACGACGCCCACCTCTATCGGCTCGACGTCGACGAGCACGCCCACCGCTTCATCTACCCGGCACCCGGCAAGACCACGGGCAAGGTCCACGACCGGAAGGTCGAGGAGACGGGCGACCCCGTCATCACCATCGGGTACGGCCCGGACTTCGCCGTCCTCCGGAGTGACGGCGTCCGGCTGGACATCCCCGAGATGGTGACCGAGCTGACCGAGGAGCTGCCCGGCGCGGGTGTCAGCGGCGGCGGCCACCTCGTCGTCGGCTCCATCAAGTTCGTCCCCGGCAAGCGTGCCGCGGTGCTCGACGCGCTCGTCGAGAAGATGGCCGACGCCGAACTGGACGAGGAGCTGCGAAGCACGCTCGTCCGGGACGACTGA
- a CDS encoding class I SAM-dependent methyltransferase, whose product MKKSIDEHAARFDEAADSYDADKSAEYEACAGLVVEHARGTAESAMRPARPLQPDDLVLDLGTGTGAIALALAGDAGRVVGRDISDGMLAKAREKADEQGAENVSFGNGTFRDPAYEGPVDVVVSNFAMHHLSDAEKREAIDVIAGLAPRRIVLGDVMFFGEPDPEEPFYSPEVDDPATVGILVDAFTDASYAVTAVEMVHEQVGVIVADRLETNEASDEGFADEPVGMNED is encoded by the coding sequence ATGAAGAAGTCGATTGACGAGCACGCCGCGCGGTTCGACGAGGCGGCCGACTCCTACGATGCCGACAAGTCGGCCGAGTACGAGGCCTGCGCGGGGCTCGTCGTCGAGCACGCCCGCGGAACCGCCGAGAGCGCGATGCGCCCGGCGCGGCCGCTCCAGCCGGACGACCTGGTGCTCGACCTCGGGACCGGTACGGGCGCCATCGCGCTCGCGCTCGCCGGTGACGCCGGCCGGGTCGTCGGCCGCGATATCAGCGACGGGATGCTGGCGAAGGCACGCGAGAAGGCCGACGAACAGGGTGCCGAGAACGTCTCCTTCGGTAACGGCACCTTCCGCGACCCGGCGTACGAGGGCCCGGTCGACGTGGTCGTCTCGAACTTCGCGATGCACCACCTCTCGGACGCCGAGAAGCGAGAGGCCATCGACGTCATCGCCGGCCTCGCCCCGCGCCGCATCGTTCTCGGCGACGTGATGTTCTTCGGCGAGCCCGACCCCGAGGAGCCGTTCTACAGCCCGGAGGTCGACGACCCGGCCACCGTGGGCATCCTCGTCGACGCGTTCACCGACGCCTCGTACGCCGTCACGGCGGTCGAGATGGTCCACGAGCAGGTGGGTGTCATCGTCGCCGACCGGCTGGAGACCAACGAGGCCTCGGACGAGGGGTTCGCCGACGAGCCCGTGGGGATGAACGAGGACTGA
- a CDS encoding PQQ-binding-like beta-propeller repeat protein, producing the protein MPTRRAFLQGAAAASLAATAGCFGRDGTVTYRSYGYGTRNRGSDGATGPTDDVEVAWRAENALEVGTPAVVDGQVLAAVDRAEGSAVVALEAESGDRAWTYEVENGLDGWHPAAVDGMCYFVDRAGTAHAVATDDGTGEWERSLDMEQSAINSPVVVDGALVVGLGRQALFEFGGLYALETEDGSVRWHRALESGEGRNNTHTPAYPAALGGTVYYASFPAQGAPQVAAVSAADGSAEWTATPTDGRPYTGVAVTEDRFYLGGPQGHAALDRAGRDPVWQSDRGGLYVPPTVVGDEAYVLTAGEEDIQIRALTADGSERWSHERSGDGAPGAPTVADGTVYYGAPDGHLYALDTGSGDERWRFGEGTTGFRTPAVVDGTVYVASDRGLVALRAT; encoded by the coding sequence ATGCCCACCAGGCGAGCCTTCCTCCAGGGAGCGGCAGCCGCGTCGCTCGCGGCCACCGCCGGCTGCTTCGGCCGGGATGGGACCGTCACGTACCGCTCGTACGGCTACGGCACCCGCAACCGCGGTTCGGACGGCGCGACCGGCCCGACCGACGACGTCGAGGTCGCGTGGCGCGCCGAGAACGCGCTCGAAGTGGGGACCCCGGCTGTGGTCGACGGACAGGTGCTCGCGGCGGTCGACCGTGCCGAGGGGAGCGCCGTCGTCGCACTCGAGGCCGAGAGCGGCGACCGGGCGTGGACCTACGAGGTCGAGAACGGGCTCGACGGCTGGCACCCGGCCGCCGTTGACGGGATGTGCTACTTCGTGGACCGTGCCGGGACCGCTCACGCGGTCGCGACCGACGACGGTACCGGCGAGTGGGAGCGCTCGCTCGACATGGAGCAGAGCGCCATCAATAGTCCGGTGGTCGTCGACGGTGCGCTCGTGGTCGGACTCGGCCGGCAGGCGCTGTTCGAGTTCGGCGGGCTCTACGCCCTGGAGACCGAGGACGGCTCGGTCCGCTGGCACCGCGCGCTCGAGTCCGGCGAGGGCCGGAACAACACGCACACACCGGCTTACCCCGCCGCACTCGGAGGCACGGTCTACTACGCATCGTTCCCAGCGCAGGGTGCCCCGCAGGTCGCCGCCGTCTCGGCCGCCGACGGCTCGGCGGAGTGGACCGCGACGCCGACCGACGGGCGGCCGTACACGGGGGTCGCGGTCACGGAGGACCGGTTCTATCTCGGAGGACCACAGGGCCACGCCGCGCTGGACCGGGCCGGTCGGGACCCCGTCTGGCAGTCCGACCGTGGGGGGCTGTACGTCCCGCCGACGGTCGTCGGGGACGAGGCGTACGTGCTCACGGCCGGCGAGGAGGACATCCAGATCCGGGCACTGACGGCCGACGGGAGCGAGCGGTGGAGCCACGAAAGGAGCGGCGATGGCGCCCCGGGCGCCCCGACCGTCGCCGACGGGACGGTCTACTACGGCGCCCCGGACGGGCACCTGTACGCGCTGGACACGGGGAGTGGCGACGAGCGGTGGCGGTTCGGCGAGGGGACCACGGGATTCCGGACGCCGGCGGTCGTCGACGGTACCGTCTACGTAGCCTCCGACCGGGGGCTGGTCGCGCTCCGGGCCACCTGA
- a CDS encoding bacterio-opsin activator domain-containing protein, which produces MGDGHQRPEESGASGPSGAALLDAIAHPAFVLETDGRMSRSNSRAATLLDGEPATFDALVRPGHRERARTAVTAAAAGETTTVELDVQSPDGTRRVSVDCSPVERDGRPTGVLVVCQHVAVDGADEGDGSEGSDGSDADGDDQRDGTDAAGSGGGDRADERAVEGLAPTDAAPGDAPDESLLGRADIVEAVGDGAYVLDADRRVAAVSDRLAETLGRERASLVGRPLRSLLADDSQAAAVGLHESLLAGDRETGSVELTVAAAAGDLPAELHATAVGEGPDRVVVGVLRDISDRRRREHQLARHRDQLATLNRISEAVEGVVQGIVESATREGIEATVCERLAASDLYRTVWIGRIGAGGLEVTASAGEPPLFEAEAGSGDAPDGVTDDDADHPARVAFQSGEACVRRAAWVGEGEPSDRGLAAEHGIRASMALPIRHNETVYGVLCLQSPRADAFTDREQAALERLARVVGFAINAADTELLLHSGTTTELVFRVTGENCFLATLSAEAGPVGLRWTVPEDDGLRHYLEVEATGAEAVAGAEAAGALEVEVVSEREGGDDEPPTAIIEAVPRRSVAATLNDVGAVVQQGHAEGGVAEFTARIAGGTDTRTVVEAFQDEFEAALKAKRRIDEPVETTGDLRQAADERLTERQSDVLRTAYLMGYFEWPRVHNAEEVADRMDITSATLHYHLRAAERNFLELFFDESPTGG; this is translated from the coding sequence ATGGGAGACGGGCACCAGCGGCCGGAGGAATCGGGGGCGAGCGGGCCGTCCGGGGCGGCACTGCTCGACGCTATCGCTCACCCGGCGTTCGTCCTCGAGACCGACGGCCGGATGTCACGGTCGAACAGCCGCGCAGCGACGCTACTGGACGGCGAGCCGGCGACCTTCGACGCCCTCGTGCGTCCGGGCCATCGCGAGCGCGCCCGGACGGCCGTCACGGCGGCCGCTGCGGGGGAGACGACCACGGTCGAACTCGACGTGCAGTCGCCGGACGGCACCCGCCGCGTCAGCGTCGACTGCTCGCCCGTCGAGCGGGACGGGCGCCCGACCGGCGTCCTGGTCGTCTGCCAGCACGTGGCGGTGGATGGGGCCGACGAGGGGGACGGCAGCGAGGGTAGCGACGGTAGTGACGCCGACGGCGATGACCAACGGGACGGCACAGACGCCGCCGGATCCGGCGGCGGCGATCGGGCTGACGAGCGAGCGGTGGAGGGACTGGCCCCCACGGACGCGGCGCCGGGTGACGCACCCGACGAGAGTCTCCTGGGCCGTGCCGACATCGTGGAGGCGGTCGGCGACGGTGCGTACGTCCTGGACGCCGACCGCCGTGTCGCCGCGGTGAGCGACCGGCTGGCCGAGACACTGGGTCGCGAGCGGGCCTCGCTTGTCGGCCGGCCGCTCCGGTCGCTGCTGGCCGACGACTCGCAGGCCGCGGCCGTCGGGTTGCACGAGTCGCTGCTCGCCGGCGACCGCGAGACGGGCAGCGTCGAACTCACCGTCGCGGCCGCCGCCGGCGACCTGCCGGCCGAACTCCACGCCACCGCCGTCGGCGAGGGTCCGGATCGCGTCGTCGTGGGCGTCCTCCGGGACATCTCCGACCGGCGCCGCCGCGAGCATCAGCTTGCCCGTCACCGCGACCAGCTCGCCACCCTGAACCGCATCAGCGAGGCCGTCGAGGGGGTCGTCCAGGGGATCGTCGAGTCGGCGACCCGGGAGGGGATAGAGGCGACCGTCTGCGAGCGGCTGGCAGCGTCGGACCTCTACCGGACGGTCTGGATCGGTCGCATCGGCGCGGGCGGTCTCGAGGTGACGGCCTCTGCGGGGGAGCCGCCGCTGTTCGAGGCGGAAGCCGGCTCCGGCGACGCCCCCGACGGCGTCACCGATGACGACGCCGACCACCCAGCGCGTGTCGCGTTCCAGTCGGGCGAGGCGTGCGTCAGGCGGGCCGCCTGGGTCGGCGAGGGGGAGCCGAGCGATCGCGGCCTCGCGGCCGAACACGGCATCCGTGCGAGCATGGCGCTGCCCATCAGGCACAACGAGACGGTGTACGGGGTTCTCTGCCTGCAGTCCCCGCGGGCCGACGCGTTCACCGACCGCGAGCAGGCGGCGCTGGAGCGGCTCGCGCGCGTCGTGGGCTTCGCCATCAACGCCGCCGACACGGAGCTACTGCTGCACTCGGGAACCACGACCGAACTCGTCTTCCGCGTCACCGGGGAGAACTGCTTCCTCGCGACGCTCTCGGCGGAGGCCGGGCCGGTCGGCCTGCGCTGGACCGTCCCCGAGGACGACGGCCTCCGGCACTACCTGGAGGTCGAGGCCACGGGTGCCGAGGCGGTCGCCGGCGCGGAGGCCGCCGGCGCGCTCGAGGTGGAGGTGGTCAGCGAGCGGGAGGGGGGCGACGACGAGCCGCCGACCGCCATCATCGAGGCAGTGCCCCGGAGGAGCGTCGCCGCCACGCTGAACGACGTGGGCGCGGTGGTCCAGCAGGGACACGCCGAGGGCGGAGTCGCCGAGTTCACCGCCCGCATCGCCGGGGGGACGGACACCCGGACCGTCGTCGAGGCCTTCCAGGACGAGTTCGAGGCGGCCCTGAAGGCGAAACGGCGCATCGACGAACCCGTCGAGACGACCGGTGACCTCCGGCAGGCCGCCGACGAGCGGCTCACCGAGCGCCAGAGCGACGTGCTCCGGACCGCCTACCTGATGGGCTACTTCGAGTGGCCCCGGGTCCACAACGCGGAGGAGGTCGCCGACCGGATGGACATCACCTCGGCGACACTCCACTACCACCTGCGTGCCGCCGAGCGGAACTTCCTGGAACTGTTCTTCGACGAGTCGCCGACCGGGGGGTAG